Proteins co-encoded in one Plasmodium berghei ANKA genome assembly, chromosome: 11 genomic window:
- a CDS encoding NADH-cytochrome b5 reductase, putative yields MNYRISNMFTIFSSNFLMSVIVVVISLILVVCGKGKWNKKKELFLLYSKKHEYEEIDVKFKSDENKKFLNEKNQTLKLKDIITLTDTVKIYIFSYPSEYDDFGLGICKHIKFNGLNIQGKIKGKWNNNDDKEKDLSEIFRSYTPVYINKKKKQVHFIIRIYKEDDHFIDGGKMSSQLDKLRNNSTINIIGPFGLIEYKGNNEFSYLSKSIKIKKHIVMIAGGTGMTPFFRLINHLLLTKKTNIEDDPIYITFIYANRNEQEILLKPIFDEYDANFENFKKVYSIDKCLDSTMKDTVDNIGYINIDLLKKYILKYEKLSMPIQNSDTLILTCGPPPMTSLLNVLLKEEMKMENVIIF; encoded by the exons atgaattacAGGATTAGCAACATGTTTACAATTTTCTCGtcgaattttttaatgtcaGTAATAGTTGTGGTTATTTCTCTAATTTTAGTTGTTTGTGGGAAAGGTAAGTGgaataaaaagaaagaattatttttgttgtattctaaaaaacatgaatatgaagaaatagacgtaaaatttaaaagtgatgaaaataaaaaatttttaaatgaaaaaaatcaaaCATTAAAATTGAAGGATATAATAACATTAACAGATactgtaaaaatatatattttttcttaccCAAGTGAATATGACGATTTTGGTTTGGGGATATGTAagcatataaaatttaatggcttaaatatacaagggaaaataaaagggaaatggaataataatgatgataaagaaaaagattTATCAGAAATTTTTAGAAGTTATACAcctgtatatataaataaaaaaaaaaaacaagttcattttataattcgtatatataaagaggATGATCATTTTATAGATGGTGGAAAAATGAGTTCTCAACTGGATAAATTGCGAAATAATAgtacaataaatataataggaCCATTTGGATTAATCGAATATAAAGGGAATAATGAATTTTCTTATTTGTCAAAGTCTATTAagattaaaaaacatatagtTATGATTGCTGGTGGCACTGGAATGACTCCATTTTTTCGATTAATAAATCATTTgttattaacaaaaaagaCAAATATAGAAGACGACCCTATTTACATAAcctttatatatgcaaacCGAAATGAACAAGAAATTTTGCTCAAACCAA tTTTCGACGAATATGATGCAAATTTTGAAAACTTCAAAAAAGTTTATAGCATAGACAAATGTTTAGATAGTACAATGAAGGACACAGTTGATAATATAggatatataaacatagacttattaaaaaaatatattttaaaatatgaaaaattaagtATGCCTATTCAAAATAGCGATACACTAATTTTAACATGCGGTCCCCCACCTATGACATCCTTACTAAATGTGTTATTAAAAgaagaaatgaaaatggaaaatgtcataattttttag
- a CDS encoding ribosome biogenesis protein MRT4, putative produces the protein MPKSKRNVTISLTKVKKKLNKKEIKDQKFSELKKHASIQNIYIYALDIRTHSNNNLKKVIEYFKPSGGKFFIGKNKLMKLALGDDEKHEIKPNISKIAELLVGNRILLITKDEPLKVIKFFNEFQPEEYIIHGNISKENIVLKCGEVLNAPVSMQKDLQKLKVNFDIVDQKIIIKEDKVLAEKDKLVSLENAKLLRMLNMKIGKFDISVLAYWHSNNFVSLMHK, from the exons ATGCCTAAATCAAAGAGAAACGTAACTATATCTTTAActaaagttaaaaaaaagttaaataAGAAAGAGATTAAAGACCAGAAATTTTCAGAACTTAAGAAACATGCAAgcattcaaaatatttacatttacGCCTTAGATATAAGAACccattcaaataataatctCAAAAAGGTtattgaatattttaagcCATCGGGGGGAAA attttttattggaaaaaataaattaatgaaaCTAGCTCTTGGAGATGATGAGAAACATGAAATCAAACCAAATATTTCCAAAATAGCAGAG CTACTTGTAGGAAATCGAATTCTTTTAATAACAAAGGATGAACCATTAAAAGTcatcaaattttttaacgAGTTTCAACCAgaagaatatattatacatggaaatatatctaaagaaaatattgtCCTAAAATGTGGAGAAGTTTTAAATGCCCCTGTTTCGATGCAAAAGgatttacaaaaattaaaggTGAACTTTGATATTGTTGAtcagaaaattataataaaagaagatAAAGTATTAGCAGAAAAAGATAAACTTGTAAGCTTAGAAAATGCCAAATTATTAAGAATGctaaatatgaaaatcgGAAAATTTGACATTTCTGTTTTAGCTTATTGGCACTCAAACAACTTTGTTTCATTAATGCACAAGTAG
- a CDS encoding alanine--tRNA ligase, putative → MIICSFIILFLYIFLNTNKQVTLGIRINKAFKITDKNQPHKKKNDSSNSYVPNKILFIDEKKKNNLPVHVKRVKKRYLKSREQINEYMLFNHINPKLQNIGFATKYTCKYNLNRGHINSIFNFIYLLKGNIPKKHFITNTHKMNKSDKTSLKRYDIENEETGYLHTDKNNENSEINGQNIGNKQNEYKYMTSEQVRNNFINYFKNKDHTIVDSASVIPYNDNTLLFTNAGMNQFKKIFLGNVDKNSDLGKLKRCVDTQKCIRAGGKHNDLDDVGKDVYHHTFFEMLGNWSFGDYFKEESIEYAWDLLTNVYKINPNRLYVTYFGGDKNLPSCPPDLEAKKIWSKYLDEKRILPFGMKDNFWEMAETGPCGPCSEIHYDRIGNRDASDLVNKDDPSVLEIWNIVFMQYNKDENKNMNKLPSPCIDTGMGLERITSILQNVQSNYDTDLFTPIFKQIKEIFNDNIPSYQGKINEQDPDKIDYAYRVISDHIRCATIAISDGCIPSNEGRNYVIRRIIRRAIRVGKQVFNIKSNVLWFYKLVDSVCKILGNCFKDLQNEEKVNYIKNVIMQEELIFNKTLEKGVDQFNKIIKRCHQNPSNNNNLFSGKDAFDLYTSYGFPIDLIEIMCEEKSVKLNMEEFNTLFKKHQLVSDTNNFKINKVIDLPVEKAHDIKCKYNVLPTIDYHKYNWNNTFEVPKSKEENKNNLRLKSSVQIIYDGNFLDEIMHTDDEAKEPLSCVKVENKQKKYALILKETNFYYENGGQIYDTGFIQNESMKFQVLNVQKMSDYILHIGVLLSGCIKKNDIIEAVVDFERRKLIACNHTATHLLNFSLRKVLADQMNQKKNKCDNKDENKKVSLEDSNTIKNKLEENSSCNNNSNGSSIFNCEQKGSLVDDEKLRFDFSFIQNINTDVLNKIETEINNIVKEELDVSVKTMDLTESKKIKGIRAIFEEDYSDKVNVVFISKNADNVLNNLDVNYTYLCSIELCGGTHIGNTKYIKEFIITSEESIGKGIHRINAVTNKKAEEINKKFDDLVSKYKHVFDDPNENKLTDVQNYKRILKEDKFLPLIKKNKILEDLEIIEKDIVEKKKNAQKELFNKAMRMGKLYATENKDNVLLDIKLFTEINGNQKVLEKVGQAYNKANKNLSYFFIIHDENNTYCVLEIRDSLKCKEIQAETFMKQVMGSVEGHSGGGKNKAFGSAEKDKGTAIKQAAEEVIKKYL, encoded by the coding sequence atgattatttgttcgtttatcattttgtttctatatatatttttgaacaCCAATAAACAAGTCACATTAGGAATTCGGATAAATAAGGCGTTCAAAATAACTGATAAAAATCAAccacataaaaaaaaaaacgataGTAGCAACAGTTATGTaccaaataaaattttatttattgatgaaaaaaaaaaaaataatttaccAGTTCATGTTAAGAGGGTAAAAAAGAGGTATTTAAAAAGTCGTGAACAAATAAATGAGTATATGTTATTTAATCATATAAACCCAAAATTGCAGAATATTGGATTTGCaacaaaatatacatgcaaatataatttgaataGAGGTCATATTAATagtatatttaattttatttatctaTTAAAAGGAAATATTCCGAAAAAACATTTCATAACAAACACAcacaaaatgaataaaagtGATAAAACTAGTTTAAAAAGGTATgatatagaaaatgaagaaacgGGATATTTACATacagataaaaataacgaaAATAGTGAAATAAATGGTCAAAATATAGGAAATAAGCAAAACGAATACAAGTACATGACATCAGAACAAGTgagaaataattttattaactattttaaaaataaagatcaTACAATAGTTGATAGTGCATCCGTTATACCCTATAATGATAAcactttattatttacaaatGCAGGTATGAatcaatttaaaaaaatatttcttggAAACGTAGACAAAAATAGTGATTTAggtaaattaaaaagatGTGTAGATACCCAGAAATGTATTCGAGCTGGAGGAAAACATAATGATTTAGATGATGTTGGTAAAGATGTATATCATcatacattttttgaaatgCTTGGTAATTGGAGTTTTGGTGATTATTTTAAGGAAGAAAGTATTGAATATGCATGGGATTTATTGACaaatgtttataaaataaatccCAATAGGTTATATGTAACATATTTTGGGGgtgataaaaatttacCTAGTTGCCCACCAGATTTAgaagcaaaaaaaatatggtcaaaatatttagatGAAAAACGTATATTACCATTTGGTATGAAAGATAATTTTTGGGAAATGGCAGAAACAGGACCATGCGGCCCATGTTCAGAAATTCATTATGATCGAATTGGCAATAGAGATGCATCCGATCTTGTAAATAAAGACGATCCAAGTGTTTTAGAAATATGGAATATAGTATTTATgcaatataataaagacgaaaataaaaatatgaacaaattaCCATCCCCTTGTATTGATACAGGCATGGGATTAGAAAGAATAACATCGATTTTACAAAATGTTCAAAGTAATTATGATACTGATTTATTTACACCTATTTTTAAgcaaataaaagaaatttttaatgataaCATACCTAGCTATCAaggaaaaattaatgaacAGGACCCAGATAAAATCGATTATGCATATAGAGTTATAAGTGATCATATCAGATGTGCTACTATTGCAATAAGTGATGGATGTATTCCTAGTAATGAGGGTCGAAACTATGTTATAAGAAGAATAATAAGAAGAGCAATTAGAGTGGGTAAACaagtttttaatataaaaagtaatGTATTATGGTTTTATAAATTAGTTGACTCAGtttgtaaaatattagGAAATTGCTTTAAAGATTtacaaaatgaagaaaaggTTAATTATATCAAAAACGTTATTATGCAAGAggaattaatatttaacaaaACGTTAGAAAAGGGCGTTGAccaatttaataaaattattaaaaggTGCCATCAAAATCCaagcaataataataacctTTTCAGTGGGAAAGACGCATTCGATTTGTATACCTCTTATGGATTTCCAATCGATTTAATCGAAATTATGTGTGAAGAAAAAAGTGTTAAATTGAATATGGAAGAATTCAATACattgtttaaaaaacaCCAGCTAGTTTCCGATAcgaataattttaaaataaataaagttaTCGATTTACCAGTAGAAAAAGCACATGACATAAAATGTAAGTATAACGTTTTACCTACAATAGattatcataaatataattggaACAATACTTTTGAAGTCCCCAAAAgtaaagaagaaaataaaaataacctAAGGTTGAAATCATCCGTTCAGATTATTTATGATGGCAATTTTTTAGACGAAATAATGCATACTGATGACGAAGCAAAGGAACCTTTATCATGTGTGAAAGTAGAGAATAAACAAAAGAAATACGCATTAATCTTGAAGGAAactaatttttattatgaaaaCGGTGGTCAAATATATGATACCGGATTTATTCAAAATGAATCTATGAAATTTCAAGTATTAAACGTGCAAAAAATGAGcgattatatattacatattgGAGTTCTCCTAAGTGGGTGtatcaaaaaaaacgatATAATAGAAGCAGTTGTCGATTTTGAAAGAAGAAAACTTATAGCTTGTAATCACACAGCTACTCATTTGTTAAATTTTTCCTTAAGAAAGGTTTTAGCAGATCAAAtgaatcaaaaaaaaaacaaatgcGATAATAAGgatgaaaacaaaaaggTTTCTTTAGAAGATTCTAATACAATTAAGAACAAATTAGAGGAAAACTCATCATGCAATAATAATTCGAATGGAAGTTCAATTTTCAATTGCGAACAGAAGGGTTCTTTGGTTGATGATGAAAAACTGAGATTTGATTTTTCGTTcattcaaaatataaacacgGATGTACTAAACAAGATTGAAactgaaataaataatattgtaaaaGAAGAATTGGATGTATCAGTTAAGACTATGGATTTAACtgaaagtaaaaaaataaaaggaaTTCGAGCAATTTTTGAAGAAGATTATTCAGATAAAGTAAATGTTGTTTTTATAAGTAAAAATGCTGATAatgtattaaataatttagatGTTAATTATACTTATCTTTGTTCAATTGAATTATGTGGAGGAACCCATATTggaaatacaaaatatattaaagaaTTTATCATTACTTCAGAGGAAAGCATAGGTAAGGGAATTCATCGAATCAATGCAgttacaaataaaaaagcagaagaaattaacaaaaaatttgatGATTTAGTTTCTAAATATAAACACGTTTTTGATGACccaaatgaaaataaattgacAGATGTACAAAATTACAAAAgaattttaaaagaagataaatttttaccgcttattaaaaaaaataaaatattagaagatttagaaataattgaaaaagatattgtcgaaaaaaaaaaaaatgcacaAAAGGAATTGTTTAATAAAGCAATGCGTATGGGCAAATTATATGCTACAGAAAATAAGGATAATGTTTTATTGGATATAAAACTATTTACTGAAATAAATGGGAATCAAAAAGTCTTAGAAAAGGTTGGTCAAGCATATAATAAGGCTAATAAGAATTTaagctatttttttatcattcaTGATGAAAACAATACTTATTGTGTTCTTGAAATAAGAGATTCCTTGAAATGTAAAGAAATTCAAGCAGAGACCTTTATGAAACAAGTAATGGGATCAGTAGAGGGTCACTCCGGTGGGGGAAAAAACAAAGCATTTGGTTCCGCGGAAAAAGATAAAGGTACAGCAATAAAACAAGCTGCAGAAGAAGTAATTAAGAAATACctataa